Proteins co-encoded in one Azospirillum brasilense genomic window:
- a CDS encoding hemolysin family protein, producing the protein MIWEVLVIILLILLNAFFAMSEMALVSSRRARLQQMAEETRSKGARAALKLSEDPGNFLSTVQVGITLIGIIAGAYGGATLADRLGTVLDANVSWIAPYGQQVGFALVVAAITYLSLIVGELVPKRMALVNAERIAAGVAGPMSVLSRIAMPLVWLLGVSTEGVMKLLRLPTAREQTVTEEEVKSLIKEGTQTGVFEPAERQMIEGVFRLSDRTARSIMTPRPDLVWIDLDDPPDAIAKEIQASGYSRFLVCRGDVDEVQGIVSSKALLNQALQGRSFDLREAMVEPLIVHDGTPVLRLLELFKQASIHMAVVVDEYGSVEGIATVTDIMEAIAGEMPEQGQEGDGFAVQREDGSWLVDGMTPVEEVESLVGVKGLKGEGDYHTIAGFMLDRLGHVPTAAEHFRWNGLRFEVIDMDGRRIDKVLIQENGEVSEG; encoded by the coding sequence ATGATTTGGGAAGTACTGGTCATCATTTTGCTGATCCTGCTGAACGCCTTTTTCGCAATGTCGGAAATGGCGCTGGTGTCGTCGCGGCGCGCGCGGCTTCAGCAGATGGCCGAGGAAACACGCAGCAAGGGCGCCCGCGCCGCGCTGAAACTGTCGGAGGACCCCGGCAATTTCCTCTCCACCGTGCAGGTCGGCATCACGCTGATCGGCATCATCGCCGGCGCCTACGGTGGCGCGACCCTGGCCGACCGGCTGGGCACGGTCCTGGACGCCAACGTTTCCTGGATCGCCCCTTACGGCCAGCAGGTCGGCTTCGCGCTGGTGGTCGCCGCGATCACCTACCTGTCGCTGATCGTCGGCGAGCTGGTGCCCAAGCGCATGGCGCTGGTGAACGCGGAGCGCATCGCCGCCGGCGTGGCCGGTCCGATGAGCGTCCTGTCGCGCATCGCCATGCCGCTGGTCTGGCTGCTCGGCGTCTCGACCGAGGGCGTGATGAAGCTGCTGCGCCTGCCCACCGCGCGCGAGCAGACCGTCACCGAGGAGGAGGTCAAGAGCCTCATCAAGGAGGGCACGCAGACCGGCGTCTTCGAACCCGCCGAGCGGCAGATGATCGAGGGCGTGTTCCGCCTGTCCGACCGCACCGCGCGGTCGATCATGACGCCGCGCCCGGACCTCGTGTGGATCGACCTCGACGACCCGCCCGACGCCATCGCCAAGGAGATCCAGGCCAGCGGCTATTCCCGCTTCCTGGTCTGCCGCGGCGACGTGGACGAGGTGCAGGGCATCGTGTCCAGCAAGGCGCTGCTCAACCAGGCGCTCCAGGGCCGCAGCTTCGACCTGCGTGAGGCCATGGTGGAGCCGCTGATCGTCCATGACGGCACCCCCGTCCTGCGGCTGCTGGAGCTGTTCAAGCAGGCCAGCATCCACATGGCCGTGGTGGTGGACGAATACGGCAGCGTCGAGGGCATCGCCACCGTCACCGACATCATGGAGGCCATCGCCGGCGAGATGCCCGAGCAGGGGCAGGAAGGCGACGGCTTCGCGGTCCAGCGCGAGGACGGCTCCTGGCTGGTCGACGGCATGACCCCGGTGGAGGAGGTGGAGTCGCTGGTCGGCGTGAAGGGGCTGAAGGGCGAGGGCGATTACCACACCATCGCCGGCTTCATGCTCGACCGTCTGGGCCATGTCCCCACCGCCGCTGAGCATTTCCGCTGGAACGGCCTGCGCTTCGAGGTCATCGACATGGACGGCCGCCGCATCGACAAGGTGCTGATCCAGGAGAACGGCGAGGTCTCGGAGGGCTGA
- a CDS encoding exopolysaccharide biosynthesis protein has protein sequence MSDGRPPDTSLDRQAPEDVDRGDAAPTGSPPVNPASAVLDDFLNHDHGARIALGDLVGILGDRAFGALLLILSIPNILPVPGLSTATGLPMLLIGAQIAAGRDRPWLPRRLAALTLDRDAFLRVIAKAKPHVDRLERHLRPRLPAMTAPTAERLLGVAVMILAGILALPIVFGNQPPAFAIALIALGLIEKDGAFVAAGLVAGLIAIVIVAAILFGFGQAGMLIFDKLSS, from the coding sequence GTGAGCGACGGCCGACCTCCCGACACGTCCCTGGACCGTCAGGCTCCGGAGGACGTTGACCGCGGCGATGCCGCGCCCACCGGCTCCCCGCCGGTGAACCCCGCTTCGGCGGTGCTGGACGATTTCCTGAACCACGACCATGGCGCGCGGATCGCGCTGGGCGACCTCGTGGGCATTCTGGGCGACCGCGCCTTCGGCGCCCTTCTTCTGATCCTGTCCATTCCGAACATCCTGCCGGTGCCCGGCCTGTCCACGGCGACGGGCCTGCCGATGCTGCTGATCGGCGCGCAGATCGCCGCCGGGCGCGACCGCCCCTGGCTGCCGCGCCGTCTGGCCGCCCTCACGCTCGACCGCGACGCCTTCCTGCGCGTGATCGCCAAGGCGAAGCCGCACGTCGACCGGCTGGAGCGGCATCTGCGCCCGCGCCTGCCGGCGATGACCGCCCCCACGGCGGAGCGGCTGCTCGGCGTGGCCGTGATGATCCTCGCCGGAATTCTGGCCCTTCCCATCGTCTTCGGCAACCAGCCGCCGGCCTTCGCCATCGCGCTGATCGCGCTGGGGCTGATCGAGAAGGATGGGGCTTTCGTCGCCGCCGGCCTCGTCGCCGGACTGATCGCCATCGTCATCGTCGCTGCCATCCTGTTCGGTTTCGGGCAGGCCGGCATGCTGATCTTCGACAAACTGTCTTCATAA
- a CDS encoding sensor histidine kinase — translation MDGLVLTCDHDGRLRALHRVGAGLPGLTGKPGTPFPVLFGPDAVAGALDLFSGLRKSGRMIDQLLSSRLHPTGAFHVSGLSDAEGLLLAVARAPGGLPALLEEMETLNPRLAERLAPLRRAVPAPEVPTVDALFDEMTLLNNELATVQRALAKANAELAASNEQKNRLMGMLAHDLRTPLQVVVGFAELLEQRLDGRLEATERACLERIRESSLSMRHMVEDALSLAALQAGQLRLARRPSDLAALVRRNVSMNRVLAEGKTITIELSVPERPLPMADIDPAKLDQLLNNLLSNAIKYSDRGGRVRVALSQAPGETASEGGGRARLRVSDEGRGIPPAELAQLFQPFARTGRLGTEGEGTVGLGLYICRSIAEGHGGRITADSAPGRGSTFTVDLPFVASSP, via the coding sequence ATGGACGGGCTGGTCCTGACCTGCGATCACGACGGGCGTCTGCGCGCCCTGCACCGGGTGGGCGCCGGACTGCCGGGATTGACCGGAAAGCCGGGCACCCCCTTTCCCGTGCTGTTCGGCCCGGACGCGGTGGCGGGCGCGCTGGACCTGTTCAGCGGCCTGCGGAAGTCCGGCCGGATGATCGATCAGCTCCTGTCCAGCCGACTCCACCCCACGGGGGCGTTCCATGTCAGCGGGCTCAGCGACGCGGAGGGACTGCTGCTGGCGGTGGCGCGGGCACCCGGCGGGCTCCCGGCCCTGCTTGAGGAGATGGAGACGCTCAACCCGCGGCTTGCCGAGCGGCTCGCTCCGCTCCGCAGGGCGGTGCCGGCTCCGGAGGTGCCCACCGTGGACGCGCTGTTCGACGAGATGACCCTCCTCAACAACGAACTCGCCACCGTCCAGCGGGCGCTCGCCAAGGCCAACGCCGAACTGGCCGCCAGCAACGAGCAGAAGAACCGTCTGATGGGCATGCTGGCCCACGACCTGCGCACGCCGCTCCAGGTCGTCGTCGGCTTCGCGGAGCTGTTGGAACAGAGGCTGGACGGGCGGCTGGAGGCGACGGAGCGGGCCTGCCTGGAGCGCATCCGGGAATCCAGCCTGTCGATGCGCCACATGGTGGAGGACGCGCTGTCCCTCGCGGCGCTGCAGGCCGGGCAACTGCGGCTGGCGCGGCGACCGTCCGATCTGGCGGCGCTGGTCCGTCGGAACGTCTCGATGAATCGCGTGTTGGCCGAGGGCAAGACCATCACCATCGAGCTGTCCGTGCCCGAACGCCCGCTGCCCATGGCCGACATCGACCCGGCCAAGCTGGATCAGCTTCTCAACAACCTGCTGTCGAACGCCATCAAATACTCCGACCGGGGCGGGCGGGTCCGCGTCGCCCTCAGCCAGGCCCCGGGCGAGACCGCGAGCGAGGGTGGCGGCCGGGCGCGCCTGCGCGTGTCCGACGAGGGAAGGGGCATTCCCCCGGCCGAGTTGGCCCAGCTCTTCCAGCCCTTCGCGCGCACCGGCCGGCTGGGCACCGAGGGGGAGGGGACGGTCGGCCTCGGCCTCTACATCTGCCGGTCCATCGCCGAGGGGCATGGCGGGCGCATCACCGCCGATTCGGCGCCGGGACGCGGCTCGACCTTCACCGTGGACCTGCCGTTTGTGGCATCATCCCCTTGA
- a CDS encoding cobalamin B12-binding domain-containing protein, which produces MPGTVRPISGPLRIASNPIVDRREELARAVVAIQFERWPALYARYGDAGREHCVEDVSFHLLYLAEAVASDSPALFREYVAWVKILFAGIGIPDGELGESLEILRDVVAGRVDSATAARVRACVGEGLAALPGLPRDVPPFVRSDAPLGALARAYLDALLSGDRRRAATMVTEAAAGGTRVPDLYLHVFQPALREIGRLWQTRAITVAHEHFATAATQAIMGQLYPAIFATERKGPSIVATCVGGEQHEIGIRMVADFFEMAGWDSHYLGANTPANSIIHALRERNARILAVSATITAHVGRVAALIAAVRAEPWEQPPRVLVGGYPFNLVPDLWRTVGADAFAPGAEEAVAIADRLIGPAAPDRAAGVA; this is translated from the coding sequence ATGCCGGGGACCGTCCGGCCCATTTCCGGTCCGCTGCGGATCGCCTCCAATCCCATCGTGGACCGCCGCGAGGAATTGGCACGTGCGGTCGTGGCGATTCAGTTCGAGCGCTGGCCGGCGCTTTACGCCCGGTATGGCGATGCCGGCCGGGAGCACTGCGTCGAGGATGTCAGCTTCCACCTTCTGTATCTGGCGGAAGCGGTGGCGAGCGACAGCCCGGCGCTGTTTCGCGAATATGTGGCCTGGGTCAAGATCCTCTTCGCCGGAATCGGCATCCCCGACGGGGAGCTGGGCGAAAGCCTGGAAATCCTCCGCGACGTCGTGGCCGGCCGGGTCGATTCCGCCACGGCGGCGCGCGTGCGCGCGTGCGTGGGGGAGGGGCTGGCGGCTTTGCCCGGCCTGCCACGGGACGTGCCGCCCTTCGTCCGATCGGATGCGCCGCTCGGCGCGCTCGCGCGCGCCTATCTGGATGCGCTGCTGTCCGGCGACCGGCGCCGGGCGGCGACGATGGTGACGGAAGCCGCCGCCGGCGGGACCAGGGTGCCCGACCTGTACCTGCATGTGTTCCAACCGGCCCTGCGCGAGATCGGGCGGCTCTGGCAGACGCGGGCGATCACCGTGGCGCACGAGCATTTCGCCACCGCCGCCACCCAGGCGATCATGGGTCAGCTCTACCCGGCGATCTTCGCCACCGAGCGGAAGGGCCCGTCCATAGTCGCCACCTGCGTCGGCGGGGAGCAGCACGAGATCGGCATCCGCATGGTCGCCGATTTCTTCGAGATGGCCGGTTGGGACAGCCATTATCTCGGCGCCAACACCCCCGCGAACAGCATCATCCACGCGCTGCGTGAGCGGAACGCCCGGATTCTGGCGGTGTCCGCCACCATCACCGCCCATGTCGGGCGGGTCGCCGCCCTCATCGCCGCGGTGCGCGCCGAGCCGTGGGAACAGCCGCCGCGGGTGCTGGTCGGCGGTTACCCCTTCAACCTCGTTCCGGACCTGTGGAGGACGGTCGGCGCCGACGCCTTCGCCCCCGGCGCCGAGGAGGCGGTCGCCATCGCGGACCGGCTGATCGGCCCGGCGGCTCCGGACCGTGCCGCCGGTGTCGCGTGA
- a CDS encoding response regulator, which yields MLNEPAKDGSLNRSINDLRVLLIEDDDFTRRLMSRLLQDLKVRQVWEASDGVSALAILRDHPEKVDLAICDLEMPRMSGLDLLHALRTATGNPLADLPVIVLTAHREADTVKRAIAYGISGYLVKPVSKADLQKRLSFVLQKVR from the coding sequence ATGCTCAACGAGCCTGCGAAGGATGGGTCGCTGAACCGCAGCATCAACGACCTGCGTGTCCTGCTGATCGAAGACGATGACTTCACCCGCCGGCTGATGAGCCGTCTGCTCCAGGATCTGAAGGTTCGCCAGGTGTGGGAGGCGTCGGACGGCGTGTCGGCGCTGGCCATCCTGCGCGACCATCCCGAAAAGGTGGACCTCGCCATCTGCGATCTGGAAATGCCGCGGATGAGCGGGTTGGACCTGCTGCACGCGCTGCGGACGGCCACGGGAAATCCTCTGGCCGATCTTCCGGTGATCGTCCTGACCGCCCACCGCGAGGCGGACACCGTCAAGCGGGCCATCGCCTACGGAATCTCCGGTTATCTGGTGAAGCCGGTGTCGAAGGCCGACCTCCAGAAGCGGCTGTCCTTCGTTCTTCAGAAAGTCCGCTGA
- a CDS encoding hydrolase, translating into MQLDLLKRPDGRTAILMPSGFVLDLLTPDATGMPIEDIAQCLSSQPRWGGAARPWYSVAEHSVMVSRLVPPPLAYSALMHDCEEFLGDWPSPVKVMLDRDYVKQRLHPVKDALRRWFGFDDEAPAIKQADLVCMATELRDLLPPAWLDWGHLPPAHPDRIVPVGPDRAYALFLERYEALKHLAQPQAKSPKAKATRSRRKAPQP; encoded by the coding sequence ATGCAACTCGACCTTCTCAAGAGACCGGACGGACGGACGGCCATCCTGATGCCGTCCGGCTTCGTCCTCGACCTGCTGACTCCGGACGCCACGGGCATGCCGATCGAGGACATCGCCCAGTGCCTGTCGTCCCAGCCGCGCTGGGGCGGGGCGGCCCGGCCCTGGTACTCGGTCGCCGAGCATTCGGTGATGGTCTCGCGTCTGGTGCCGCCGCCCCTGGCCTACTCGGCCCTGATGCACGACTGCGAGGAGTTCCTCGGCGACTGGCCGTCGCCGGTGAAGGTGATGCTGGACCGCGACTACGTCAAACAGCGGCTCCATCCGGTCAAGGACGCGTTGCGCCGCTGGTTCGGCTTCGACGACGAGGCGCCGGCCATCAAGCAGGCCGACCTCGTCTGCATGGCCACGGAGCTGCGCGATCTCCTGCCGCCCGCTTGGCTGGATTGGGGACACCTGCCGCCCGCCCACCCGGACAGGATCGTCCCGGTCGGGCCCGATCGGGCGTACGCGCTTTTCCTGGAGCGGTACGAGGCGTTGAAGCACCTCGCCCAGCCGCAAGCCAAATCCCCGAAGGCCAAAGCCACGCGGAGCAGGCGCAAGGCGCCGCAGCCTTGA
- the hpnH gene encoding adenosyl-hopene transferase HpnH has translation MAVPAIQAALVGAYVLRQRLKGNRRFPLVLMMEPLFRCNLACAGCGKIDYPDPILRRRLSVEEALDSVDECGAPVVSIAGGEPLLHPDIHTIAAGIVARRKFVYLCTNALLMEKRLDRFTPSPFFTWSVHLDGGREEHDKAVCQPGVYDRAVAAIRAAKARGFRVNINCTLFDGAEPEKVAAFLDEVMAAGIDAVTVSPGYAYERAPDQEHFLNRRKTKELFRDVFARGRGRKWRFSQSSLFLDFLAGNRSYRCSPWGNPTRNVFGWQRPCYLLGEGYAPTFKALMEETDWDAYGTGNYEKCADCMVHSGYEPTAVEDTLRNPLSALAVSLRGPRTEGPMAPEIPLDRQRPAEEVFSRHVADTLRRIEAERTAAE, from the coding sequence ATGGCCGTTCCCGCGATCCAGGCGGCGCTCGTCGGCGCCTATGTGCTGCGCCAGCGCCTCAAGGGCAACCGGCGTTTCCCCCTGGTGCTGATGATGGAGCCGCTGTTCCGCTGCAACCTCGCCTGCGCGGGTTGCGGCAAGATCGACTATCCCGACCCCATCCTGCGCCGCCGCCTGTCGGTGGAGGAAGCTTTGGACTCGGTGGACGAATGCGGCGCCCCGGTGGTCTCCATCGCCGGGGGCGAGCCGTTGCTGCATCCGGATATCCACACCATCGCCGCCGGCATCGTGGCGCGCCGCAAGTTCGTCTACCTCTGCACCAACGCCCTGCTGATGGAAAAGCGGCTCGACCGCTTCACCCCCAGCCCCTTCTTCACCTGGTCGGTCCATCTCGACGGCGGGCGGGAGGAGCATGACAAGGCGGTCTGCCAGCCGGGCGTCTACGACCGCGCCGTCGCGGCGATCCGGGCCGCCAAGGCGCGGGGCTTCCGCGTCAACATCAACTGCACCCTGTTCGACGGGGCGGAGCCGGAGAAGGTCGCCGCCTTCCTCGACGAGGTCATGGCGGCCGGCATCGACGCCGTCACCGTGTCGCCCGGCTACGCCTATGAACGCGCGCCCGACCAGGAGCATTTCCTGAACCGCCGCAAGACCAAGGAGCTGTTCCGCGACGTCTTCGCGCGGGGGCGGGGCCGGAAATGGCGCTTTTCGCAATCGTCGCTGTTCCTCGATTTCCTGGCCGGCAACCGCAGCTACCGCTGCTCGCCCTGGGGCAACCCGACGCGCAACGTCTTCGGCTGGCAGCGCCCCTGCTATCTGCTGGGCGAGGGCTACGCCCCGACCTTCAAGGCGTTGATGGAGGAGACGGACTGGGACGCCTACGGCACCGGCAATTACGAGAAATGCGCCGATTGCATGGTCCATAGCGGCTATGAGCCGACCGCGGTGGAGGACACGCTGCGCAATCCTCTGTCGGCGCTGGCGGTCAGCCTGCGCGGACCGCGCACGGAGGGGCCGATGGCGCCGGAGATCCCGCTGGACCGCCAGCGCCCGGCGGAGGAGGTCTTCTCACGCCACGTCGCGGACACGCTGCGCCGGATCGAGGCCGAGCGGACCGCCGCCGAGTAA
- a CDS encoding DUF2141 domain-containing protein produces the protein MRGAAVLAAALAVTVQGVRNGEGEVVLAVCEEAAYPAGRCAFRATAPAVEGSVRIAVPDLPPGTYALRAYHDENGNGRLDRNLLGVPREGFGFGNDAPVLLAPPSFRDAAVTVGAEDVETALTLRYWVSP, from the coding sequence GTGAGAGGAGCGGCGGTCCTGGCCGCGGCCCTGGCCGTGACCGTCCAGGGCGTGCGCAACGGCGAGGGGGAGGTCGTCCTTGCCGTCTGCGAGGAGGCGGCCTACCCGGCGGGGCGCTGCGCCTTCCGGGCCACCGCCCCGGCTGTGGAGGGGTCGGTGCGCATTGCCGTTCCCGACCTGCCGCCGGGGACCTACGCGCTGCGCGCCTACCACGACGAGAACGGCAACGGCCGGTTGGACCGCAATCTTCTGGGCGTGCCGCGGGAGGGCTTCGGCTTCGGCAACGACGCCCCCGTGCTTCTGGCGCCGCCGAGCTTCCGCGACGCCGCCGTGACGGTGGGGGCGGAGGATGTGGAGACGGCGTTGACGCTGCGTTACTGGGTATCTCCGTAG
- the shc gene encoding squalene--hopene cyclase: MQDHNASTTLRVQRAEPSAKAVSGAVAEATDALIRRQQADGHWVFELEADATIPSEYLLLHHILDEIDPELEAGLAAFIRGRQGKDGGWPLFFGGAMDISCSVKAYFALKAAGDSPEAPHMRRACEAILARGGAARCNVFTRILLAQFGQIPWRAVPAMPVEVMNLPPWSPFHISRISYWSRTVVVPLLVVMAHRLRARNPRGIGIAELFTEPPERVRNWHSNNSRGGWATLFRALDAALHAVEPRLPANGRQTAIDRAVRFVTERLNGEDGLGAIFPAMVNAVLMFHCLGMPPDHPDAATARRALRGLVVRQPGRVYCQPCLSPVWDTAIICNALLETGSPLARAAARRGADWLVDRQILDVEGDWAWQRPGLASGGWAFQYNNPHYPDTDDTAMVVMALQRLDAERYGEPIRRARDWIVGMQSRNGGWGAFDAENQHDFLNHIPFADHGALLDPPTSDVTARCVMMLARLGEGRDTLPTRRGLTFLEREQESDGAWFGRWGTNYVYGTWSALEALNAAGVPHAAPAVQRAAQWLLVHQRADGGWGEDGASYWAGNPRGEGPVSTASQTAWALLGLMAAGKGNHPAVDRGIDYLLAARNAEGLWSEDPFTAVGFPRVFYLKYHGYAASFPLWALARYQALRP, encoded by the coding sequence ATGCAAGACCACAACGCAAGCACAACCTTGCGGGTCCAACGGGCCGAGCCGTCGGCCAAGGCCGTGAGCGGCGCCGTGGCCGAGGCCACGGACGCCCTGATCCGCCGCCAGCAGGCCGACGGCCATTGGGTGTTCGAGCTTGAGGCCGACGCCACCATCCCGTCCGAATATCTGCTGCTGCACCACATCCTGGACGAGATCGACCCGGAGCTGGAAGCCGGGCTGGCCGCTTTCATCCGCGGGCGGCAGGGCAAGGACGGCGGCTGGCCGCTGTTCTTCGGCGGCGCCATGGACATCAGCTGCAGCGTGAAGGCCTATTTCGCGCTGAAGGCGGCGGGGGACAGTCCCGAGGCGCCGCACATGCGCCGCGCCTGCGAGGCGATCCTGGCGCGCGGCGGCGCGGCGCGCTGCAACGTCTTCACCCGCATCCTGCTGGCCCAGTTCGGGCAGATTCCCTGGCGCGCCGTGCCGGCGATGCCGGTGGAGGTGATGAACCTGCCGCCCTGGTCGCCCTTCCACATCTCGCGCATCTCCTACTGGTCGCGGACGGTGGTGGTGCCGCTGCTGGTCGTCATGGCGCACCGGCTGCGCGCCCGCAACCCGCGCGGAATCGGCATCGCGGAGCTGTTCACCGAGCCCCCGGAACGGGTGCGCAACTGGCACAGCAACAACAGCCGCGGCGGCTGGGCCACGCTGTTCCGCGCGCTCGACGCCGCCCTGCACGCGGTGGAGCCGCGCCTGCCCGCCAACGGGCGCCAGACGGCCATCGACCGCGCGGTGCGCTTCGTCACCGAGCGGCTGAACGGGGAGGACGGGCTGGGCGCCATCTTCCCGGCGATGGTCAACGCCGTGCTGATGTTCCACTGCCTGGGCATGCCGCCCGACCATCCCGACGCGGCGACGGCGCGCCGCGCGCTGCGCGGGCTGGTGGTGCGGCAGCCGGGGCGGGTCTATTGCCAGCCCTGCCTGTCACCGGTGTGGGACACCGCGATCATCTGCAACGCCCTGCTGGAGACCGGCAGCCCGCTCGCCCGCGCCGCGGCCCGGAGGGGAGCGGATTGGCTGGTCGACCGGCAGATTTTGGACGTGGAGGGCGATTGGGCGTGGCAGCGTCCGGGGCTGGCGTCGGGCGGCTGGGCCTTCCAGTACAACAACCCCCATTATCCGGACACCGACGACACCGCCATGGTGGTGATGGCCCTGCAACGGCTGGACGCCGAGCGCTATGGCGAGCCGATCCGCCGCGCGCGGGACTGGATCGTCGGCATGCAGAGCCGCAACGGCGGCTGGGGCGCCTTCGATGCCGAAAACCAGCACGATTTCCTCAACCACATCCCCTTCGCCGACCATGGCGCCCTGCTCGATCCTCCGACCTCCGACGTGACGGCCCGCTGCGTCATGATGCTGGCCCGGCTGGGCGAGGGGCGCGACACCCTGCCGACCCGCCGCGGCCTGACCTTTCTGGAGCGCGAGCAGGAGAGCGACGGCGCTTGGTTCGGGCGCTGGGGCACCAACTACGTCTACGGCACCTGGTCGGCGCTGGAGGCGCTGAACGCCGCCGGCGTGCCACACGCGGCACCGGCGGTCCAGCGCGCCGCGCAGTGGCTGCTGGTCCACCAGCGCGCGGACGGCGGCTGGGGCGAGGACGGCGCCAGCTACTGGGCCGGCAACCCGCGCGGCGAGGGACCGGTCTCCACCGCCTCGCAGACCGCCTGGGCTTTGCTCGGGCTGATGGCCGCCGGCAAGGGCAACCACCCGGCGGTCGACCGCGGTATCGACTATCTGCTGGCGGCCCGCAACGCCGAAGGGCTGTGGAGCGAGGATCCCTTCACCGCTGTGGGCTTCCCCCGCGTCTTCTACCTGAAGTACCACGGCTACGCGGCGAGTTTCCCCCTGTGGGCGCTGGCCCGTTACCAGGCCCTGAGACCCTGA